In Candidatus Desulfofervidus auxilii, one genomic interval encodes:
- a CDS encoding tetratricopeptide repeat protein — MVVKIKKRKPITAPDEFISLPNRIVQYVQANLKQVLTITTVCVVLISIFLLGRAWWHKRKEHSFILYTKAENLLKNKQQDKAETVLNQLIKTHSPASNFACLQLATVYEEREQWEKAIIMYQTYLKKSNDKDIFSPFVWHALGCDYWISQKPSEVEKALKNIIKNYPDHPLANWAYINLGLLIEEKEPFKALEMYNLALKKESPLNPPWLDFKIKALKINYPASQEEQDTARREK, encoded by the coding sequence ATGGTAGTAAAAATTAAAAAGAGAAAACCTATTACTGCCCCGGATGAGTTTATTTCTTTACCTAACCGCATTGTTCAGTATGTTCAGGCAAATTTAAAACAAGTGCTTACTATTACCACTGTTTGTGTAGTTTTAATCTCTATCTTTCTTTTAGGCCGGGCATGGTGGCATAAAAGAAAGGAACATTCCTTTATCCTTTATACAAAAGCAGAAAATCTTTTAAAAAATAAACAGCAGGATAAGGCAGAAACAGTCTTAAATCAATTGATAAAAACACATAGTCCAGCAAGTAATTTTGCTTGTCTACAGTTAGCTACTGTTTATGAAGAGCGAGAGCAATGGGAGAAGGCGATTATTATGTATCAAACTTATCTTAAAAAAAGCAATGATAAAGACATTTTTTCTCCTTTTGTATGGCATGCCTTGGGTTGCGATTATTGGATTTCACAAAAGCCTTCAGAAGTAGAGAAGGCACTAAAAAATATCATTAAAAATTACCCTGACCATCCTTTAGCTAATTGGGCTTATATTAATTTAGGTCTTTTAATAGAAGAGAAAGAACCTTTTAAGGCATTAGAGATGTATAATTTGGCCTTAAAAAAAGAAAGTCCTCTTAATCCCCCCTGGCTAGATTTTAAAATAAAGGCATTAAAAATTAATTATCCTGCTTCCCAAGAGGAGCAGGATACGGCCCGAAGGGAAAAGTAG
- the cysS gene encoding cysteine--tRNA ligase encodes MALRIYNTLNKRKEEFIPLQPGKVKIYVCGITAYDYCHIGHARSAVVFDVIVKYLRYLTYNVTFVRNFTDIDDKIIKRAQKEHKVPHEIARYFIKAFYEDMEALGVAKGDIEPKATEHIPEMIALVEKLLQKNYAYIANGDVYFSVERFHQYGKLSGRSLDEMLAGARVEVTPQKRHPLDFVLWKKAKPNEPWWESPWGRGRPGWHLECSAMSMKYLGETLDIHGGGQDLIFPHHENEIAQSEAATEKPFAKYWIHHGFVMVNKEKMSKSLGNFFTIREVLAKFHPEALRLFFLSHHYRSPIDFSDVALKETTNALERVYLTLKRAQDRIGKEVEFEEQALKDKPLYHQLTGIETKFKEAMDDDFNTALALAYLFSGIKAINVYLEEKKPEKSLLAWAIAKIKTLGKVLGLYQSSPETFLTQGVALTKEEIQKLIDKRSEARKMKDWATADAIREKLRLAGIILEDTPVGTTWRKKRD; translated from the coding sequence ATGGCATTGCGAATTTATAATACTCTTAATAAGAGAAAAGAAGAGTTTATTCCGCTACAACCAGGAAAGGTGAAGATATATGTTTGTGGTATTACTGCCTATGATTATTGCCACATAGGACACGCCCGTTCAGCCGTTGTCTTTGATGTTATTGTTAAGTATTTACGTTATTTAACGTATAATGTTACTTTTGTCCGCAACTTTACCGACATAGATGATAAAATTATCAAACGTGCCCAAAAAGAGCATAAAGTTCCTCATGAAATTGCCCGATATTTTATTAAGGCATTTTATGAAGATATGGAGGCGTTAGGTGTAGCTAAAGGTGATATAGAACCCAAAGCTACAGAGCACATTCCAGAAATGATTGCCTTAGTTGAAAAATTGCTTCAAAAGAATTATGCCTATATTGCCAATGGAGATGTGTATTTCAGTGTAGAAAGGTTTCACCAATATGGTAAGCTTTCCGGAAGAAGCTTGGATGAGATGTTAGCCGGGGCAAGAGTAGAAGTAACACCTCAGAAACGTCACCCTTTGGACTTTGTTCTTTGGAAAAAGGCTAAACCCAATGAACCTTGGTGGGAAAGTCCTTGGGGAAGGGGCAGACCAGGATGGCATTTAGAGTGCTCAGCCATGAGTATGAAATATTTAGGTGAGACATTAGATATCCACGGAGGAGGACAGGACCTCATTTTTCCCCATCACGAAAATGAAATTGCTCAATCAGAGGCAGCTACTGAAAAACCTTTTGCTAAATACTGGATTCATCACGGTTTTGTGATGGTAAATAAGGAAAAAATGTCTAAATCTTTAGGAAATTTTTTTACCATTCGTGAAGTATTAGCCAAATTTCACCCTGAGGCCTTGAGGCTCTTTTTCTTAAGTCATCATTATCGCAGCCCTATAGACTTCTCTGATGTAGCGTTAAAAGAAACTACAAACGCCCTAGAAAGAGTTTATTTAACCCTTAAAAGGGCTCAAGATAGGATAGGGAAAGAAGTAGAGTTTGAAGAACAAGCGTTAAAGGATAAACCCTTATATCACCAATTAACAGGCATAGAGACTAAATTTAAAGAGGCCATGGATGATGATTTTAATACTGCCTTAGCTCTGGCGTATTTATTTAGCGGTATAAAGGCTATTAATGTTTATCTAGAAGAAAAAAAACCAGAAAAAAGCTTATTGGCCTGGGCTATTGCCAAAATAAAGACTTTAGGAAAAGTCTTGGGATTATATCAATCTTCACCTGAAACCTTTCTTACCCAGGGAGTAGCTTTGACCAAAGAAGAAATACAAAAACTTATTGATAAAAGGTCAGAGGCTAGAAAAATGAAAGATTGGGCTACTGCCGATGCTATTCGGGAAAAATTGAGACTTGCAGGTATTATTTTAGAAGATACTCCAGTTGGAACTACTTGGAGAAAAAAAAGGGATTAG
- the glgP gene encoding alpha-glucan family phosphorylase, translating into MDNFHIFTVSLRLPKNLKPLIELAYNLRFAWNPEIIALFRRIDRHLWEETYHNPVLLLSQLSGARIQELSKDNSFLDYLNRVYENFKNYIESPHFSPFFKKETDFLVAYFSAEFGLTDCLPMYSGGLGVLAGDHLKSASDLNIPMVGIGLLYQHGYFRQRLTSNGEQKEVYPENDFYHMPLHLEKDKNGNPILISVDFKDQKAYAQIWRVDIGRVKLYLLDTNIPQNPPDIQNTTFRLYDAHREIRLRQEILLGIGGVRVLHTFGISPTIYHMNEGHSAFAGLERIRVLREKTDISFDAAHLAVMASNVFTSHTSVPAGIDIFDPQLIEAYFCNYTPSLGISIPVLLGLGRKNPADHNEPFCMNILAMKLSGHINAVSKLHQQVSQKLWHILWPKISEEDVPIKYVTNGIHVPSWVSHDMSELYNRYLGPHWFEDPDSERVWARVLEIPDEEIWSVCERRRARLVAFCRERLRNQFRRGGVSQTEIGRITDILDPEALTLVWARRMTNYKRPTLIFRDPERLARILNNDKHPVQIIVAGKAHPADKPAKALIKQIIELARQKEFRRRLVFIEDYDLEVARYFVQGADVWLNTPLKPNEACGTSGMKAIANGVLHCSTEDGWWAEAYNPEVGWLIGFGDEYDNPEYQANVESNSFYNLLEHEIIPLFYDRGPNGLPHGWIKKLKISMYSLCPRFNAHRMLEEYTTDFYIPALHYWQNLVQENMKGAKALSQWKTKIMTNWEKVSIISIEPVDSIEIPMGEELKITALIHLGEISPEEVKVEIYYGQLSISGELRKRKTIPMKPVLQERKGVYRFEGSFRCQDTGRFGYKIKITPYHPYLVPSYYILGFLVIWG; encoded by the coding sequence ATGGATAATTTCCATATTTTTACTGTTTCTTTGCGGCTTCCGAAAAATTTGAAACCTTTAATAGAACTTGCTTATAATCTTCGCTTTGCTTGGAATCCTGAGATAATCGCCCTTTTCCGCCGCATAGACCGTCATCTCTGGGAAGAAACATATCATAACCCAGTGCTTTTATTATCTCAACTCAGTGGAGCACGCATTCAAGAATTGTCTAAAGATAATTCCTTTTTAGATTATTTGAACCGTGTTTATGAGAATTTTAAAAATTACATAGAAAGTCCTCATTTTTCTCCTTTTTTTAAAAAAGAAACAGATTTTTTGGTAGCTTACTTTTCTGCGGAATTTGGTTTAACTGATTGCCTACCTATGTATTCTGGTGGTCTTGGTGTCTTGGCAGGAGATCATCTTAAGTCAGCTAGTGATTTAAATATACCTATGGTAGGTATAGGCCTTTTATATCAACATGGTTATTTTAGACAAAGGCTTACTAGCAATGGAGAACAGAAAGAGGTTTATCCTGAAAATGATTTTTATCATATGCCATTACACTTAGAAAAAGATAAAAATGGCAATCCTATTTTAATCTCCGTAGATTTTAAAGACCAGAAAGCATATGCCCAGATATGGCGTGTAGACATTGGTAGAGTGAAGCTTTATTTATTAGATACCAACATTCCTCAAAACCCACCTGATATTCAAAATACCACATTTCGCTTATATGATGCTCATAGGGAAATACGACTGCGTCAAGAAATCTTATTAGGCATCGGTGGGGTAAGAGTTCTTCACACTTTTGGCATCTCACCTACTATTTATCATATGAATGAGGGACATTCAGCCTTTGCAGGTTTAGAAAGAATCAGGGTATTAAGGGAAAAAACTGACATTTCTTTTGATGCTGCTCATTTGGCGGTGATGGCTAGTAATGTTTTTACCAGTCATACTTCTGTCCCTGCTGGTATAGATATTTTTGACCCTCAGTTAATAGAGGCGTATTTTTGTAATTATACTCCCAGTTTAGGTATTTCTATACCTGTATTGTTGGGCTTAGGTAGGAAAAATCCCGCAGACCATAATGAACCCTTTTGTATGAATATTTTAGCCATGAAACTTTCAGGACATATTAATGCGGTGAGCAAACTCCATCAGCAAGTCTCACAGAAATTGTGGCATATACTTTGGCCTAAAATCTCTGAAGAAGATGTTCCTATAAAATATGTTACTAATGGAATTCATGTGCCCTCTTGGGTTTCTCATGATATGTCAGAACTTTACAATCGTTATCTAGGCCCCCACTGGTTTGAAGACCCAGATAGTGAAAGGGTCTGGGCCAGGGTATTAGAAATTCCGGATGAAGAAATTTGGAGTGTTTGTGAGCGTAGGAGAGCTAGGTTGGTAGCCTTTTGTCGAGAACGATTACGAAATCAATTTAGACGGGGAGGAGTATCGCAAACTGAAATTGGAAGAATAACTGATATCCTTGACCCTGAAGCCCTTACCTTGGTTTGGGCTCGCCGGATGACCAACTATAAAAGACCTACTCTGATTTTTAGAGACCCAGAAAGGCTGGCCAGGATTTTGAATAATGATAAGCATCCTGTTCAAATAATTGTAGCTGGTAAGGCTCATCCTGCGGACAAACCTGCTAAGGCCTTAATTAAACAGATTATTGAATTGGCTAGACAAAAAGAATTTAGACGTCGTTTAGTATTCATTGAAGACTATGACCTGGAGGTAGCTAGATATTTTGTTCAAGGTGCTGATGTCTGGCTTAATACTCCACTTAAACCTAACGAAGCTTGCGGGACAAGTGGAATGAAGGCCATAGCTAATGGCGTTCTTCATTGTAGCACAGAAGATGGTTGGTGGGCAGAGGCCTATAATCCAGAAGTAGGATGGTTAATTGGTTTTGGTGATGAATATGATAACCCTGAATATCAAGCCAACGTAGAAAGCAATTCTTTTTATAATTTACTAGAACATGAAATTATCCCTTTATTTTACGATCGAGGGCCTAATGGTTTGCCTCATGGATGGATTAAAAAGTTAAAGATTTCTATGTATTCTCTATGTCCCCGATTTAATGCCCATCGCATGTTAGAAGAGTATACCACTGATTTTTATATTCCTGCTCTTCACTACTGGCAAAACTTGGTTCAAGAAAATATGAAAGGAGCAAAGGCGTTATCTCAATGGAAGACCAAAATTATGACTAACTGGGAAAAGGTTTCTATAATTAGTATTGAGCCTGTTGATAGTATAGAAATCCCTATGGGGGAAGAACTAAAAATTACGGCCTTAATTCATTTAGGGGAAATTTCTCCTGAAGAAGTAAAGGTAGAGATATATTATGGCCAGCTTTCCATCTCAGGAGAATTGAGAAAAAGAAAAACCATTCCCATGAAGCCTGTATTACAAGAAAGGAAAGGTGTTTATCGATTTGAAGGTAGTTTTCGTTGCCAAGACACAGGAAGATTTGGATACAAAATAAAGATCACCCCCTATCACCCTTACCTGGTTCCTTCTTATTATATCCTTGGATTTTTAGTGATTTGGGGATAA
- a CDS encoding amidohydrolase gives MDTLIYDGIIVTLDERDTWYNPGYVFIKGNKIREVNSGQPPKELFSQAKKVIKASNKLVMPGLINNHTHAAMSLFRGLADDLPLDKWLDTYIFPIEKAFVNEEFTYWGTLLAGWEMIRSGTTCFADGYFCEDGAVKACLDLGIRAILAQGIIDFPAPSVLDPKKNILHAEQFLKKWQSVSELIIPAVFAHAPYTCSDKTLKFAKKLADDYQTFFFIHVAETKWEVEEIKKIHGFTPLTYLYHLGILDQKTIIVHANWLTREEVNIIRDTGVKVVHCPESNLKLASGLSPVPELLDKNILVALGTDGCASNNNLDLFQEMNTCAKIHKGFSLDPTIMPAKTVLKMATVYPAQMFSLNIGVLKKGNFADLIIINFKQPHLFPFYNPYSHLVYAVHGTDIETVIINGKIIMEDKKLLGINSPKIKTNIYNLANKIKLHLSPNH, from the coding sequence ATGGATACGCTCATTTATGATGGTATTATTGTAACTTTGGATGAAAGAGATACCTGGTATAATCCTGGCTATGTTTTTATTAAGGGTAATAAAATCAGAGAAGTAAATAGTGGACAGCCACCAAAAGAGCTGTTTTCTCAAGCAAAAAAGGTAATTAAGGCCTCAAATAAATTAGTTATGCCAGGCCTAATTAACAACCATACTCATGCTGCGATGAGTCTTTTTCGGGGCTTGGCTGATGATTTACCATTAGATAAATGGTTAGATACTTATATTTTTCCTATAGAAAAGGCATTTGTTAATGAAGAATTTACCTATTGGGGTACACTTTTAGCAGGCTGGGAGATGATAAGAAGTGGCACTACCTGTTTTGCTGATGGCTATTTTTGTGAGGATGGAGCAGTGAAGGCCTGTTTAGATTTAGGTATAAGGGCTATTTTGGCTCAAGGGATAATAGACTTTCCCGCTCCTAGTGTGCTTGACCCTAAAAAGAACATCTTGCATGCAGAGCAATTTTTAAAAAAATGGCAAAGTGTTTCAGAATTAATTATCCCTGCAGTTTTTGCCCATGCCCCTTATACCTGTTCTGATAAAACCCTTAAGTTTGCTAAGAAGCTGGCTGATGATTACCAGACTTTTTTCTTTATCCATGTAGCTGAGACAAAATGGGAAGTGGAAGAAATTAAAAAAATACATGGCTTCACACCTCTAACTTATCTTTACCATTTGGGCATCTTAGACCAAAAGACTATTATAGTTCATGCCAACTGGCTTACTAGAGAAGAAGTAAATATTATTAGAGATACAGGAGTAAAGGTAGTTCACTGTCCTGAAAGCAATCTAAAATTGGCTAGTGGACTTTCACCAGTACCTGAATTACTTGATAAAAATATTTTAGTAGCTTTGGGTACCGATGGATGTGCCAGTAACAATAATTTAGATTTATTTCAAGAGATGAATACTTGTGCCAAGATACATAAAGGGTTTTCACTTGACCCTACTATTATGCCTGCTAAAACTGTTTTAAAAATGGCCACTGTTTATCCTGCTCAAATGTTCTCTTTAAATATAGGAGTGCTTAAAAAAGGGAATTTTGCTGATCTAATTATTATAAATTTTAAACAACCCCATCTTTTTCCATTTTATAATCCTTATTCACACCTAGTTTATGCAGTGCATGGAACAGATATAGAGACAGTGATTATAAACGGCAAAATTATTATGGAGGATAAAAAACTATTGGGTATTAATTCCCCAAAAATCAAAACAAATATTTATAATTTGGCAAATAAAATTAAATTGCACTTATCCCCAAATCACTAA
- a CDS encoding SIR2 family NAD-dependent protein deacylase, with product MIKKAREAILHCRRLRVLTGAGISAESGVPTFRGANGLWGKYNVMELATPEAFQRNPELVWKFYNWRREVIAKVKPNPAHKALVDLEKIIPDFLLITQNVDGLHQQAGNKNMVELHGNIWWVKCTTCEYLAQDRSIPLPSLPTCPKCSSLLRPNVVWFGEALDPEVLDKAIEAIENTEVLLVIGTSAVVQPAASLIWLAKEKGALIIEINIEKTEASEIADITLLGKAGEVLPQLVKSFRE from the coding sequence ATGATTAAAAAAGCAAGAGAAGCTATCTTACATTGTCGTCGTTTGAGGGTGCTCACCGGAGCAGGCATTTCAGCGGAAAGTGGGGTGCCTACTTTTAGGGGAGCAAATGGGTTATGGGGTAAATATAATGTGATGGAGTTAGCCACTCCAGAAGCGTTTCAGCGCAATCCCGAGCTGGTGTGGAAATTTTATAATTGGAGACGAGAAGTTATAGCTAAAGTTAAACCTAATCCTGCTCATAAAGCCTTGGTAGATTTAGAAAAAATTATCCCTGATTTTTTACTCATTACCCAAAATGTAGATGGTCTTCACCAGCAGGCAGGAAATAAAAACATGGTGGAGTTACATGGAAACATCTGGTGGGTGAAATGCACCACCTGTGAGTATTTGGCCCAAGATAGGAGTATACCATTACCTTCTCTACCTACCTGTCCTAAATGTAGCAGCTTATTACGTCCAAACGTGGTTTGGTTTGGGGAGGCTTTAGACCCAGAGGTATTAGATAAAGCCATTGAAGCTATAGAAAATACTGAGGTTCTATTAGTAATAGGCACTTCGGCCGTAGTTCAACCTGCCGCTTCTCTTATCTGGCTAGCTAAAGAAAAGGGGGCCTTGATTATAGAGATAAATATAGAAAAAACTGAGGCATCAGAAATAGCAGACATCACGCTTCTAGGAAAAGCAGGAGAAGTTCTACCTCAGTTGGTAAAAAGCTTTAGAGAATAA
- a CDS encoding YbhB/YbcL family Raf kinase inhibitor-like protein — MEIKLESTAFKEGGMIPKKYTCDGKDISPPLSWGTVPEGTQSLALICDDPDAPMGTWVHWVIFDIPPHITEFPEGIPPKKILENGIKQGKNDFGKIGYGGPCPPGGTHRYYFKLYALNKKLTLEPGATKDELLAAMKECILAQGQLMGKYKR; from the coding sequence ATGGAAATAAAACTTGAAAGCACAGCATTTAAGGAAGGTGGTATGATACCCAAGAAATATACCTGCGATGGGAAAGATATATCTCCTCCTCTATCATGGGGAACTGTACCAGAAGGAACACAAAGCCTGGCTCTCATTTGTGATGACCCAGATGCTCCCATGGGAACATGGGTGCACTGGGTGATATTTGACATTCCCCCTCATATTACCGAATTCCCTGAAGGGATACCTCCTAAAAAAATATTAGAGAATGGAATAAAGCAAGGTAAGAATGACTTTGGTAAAATTGGCTATGGTGGTCCATGTCCACCTGGAGGTACTCATAGATATTACTTTAAATTATATGCCTTAAATAAAAAACTTACCCTTGAACCCGGAGCGACCAAAGATGAGCTGTTAGCGGCTATGAAGGAATGTATATTGGCGCAGGGTCAACTTATGGGGAAATATAAAAGATAA
- a CDS encoding HDIG domain-containing metalloprotein — translation MDRKTAFSELKKRVKNKNLIKHMLATEAVMAALAERLGENKESWMLAGLLHDIDYEETKNQPERHGLRGAEILEEMGLPQEVVYAVKAHNPIHNLLRNSNLDKALYAVDPLTGLIVACALIIPEKRLSKIDSEFVLRRFKERGFAAGANREQINTCSEFGLSLEEFVDIALKAMQNIAGELGL, via the coding sequence ATGGACAGAAAAACGGCTTTTTCTGAATTGAAAAAACGGGTGAAGAATAAAAATCTTATAAAACACATGCTGGCTACTGAGGCAGTAATGGCGGCTTTGGCAGAAAGACTTGGAGAAAATAAAGAAAGCTGGATGCTAGCTGGTCTTTTACACGATATTGATTATGAGGAAACAAAAAACCAGCCTGAAAGGCATGGTTTACGAGGAGCAGAAATATTGGAAGAGATGGGCTTACCCCAAGAAGTGGTTTATGCAGTAAAAGCACACAATCCCATACATAATTTGTTAAGAAATAGTAATTTAGATAAGGCACTTTATGCCGTAGATCCCCTGACGGGTCTTATTGTTGCTTGTGCACTGATAATTCCAGAAAAGAGACTATCTAAGATAGATAGCGAGTTTGTGCTTAGAAGATTTAAAGAAAGAGGATTCGCTGCCGGAGCTAATAGAGAACAGATTAACACCTGTTCTGAATTTGGCCTTTCACTTGAAGAATTTGTAGATATTGCTCTTAAGGCCATGCAAAATATCGCGGGTGAATTGGGACTTTGA
- a CDS encoding response regulator transcription factor produces the protein MKVLLIEDDLGLGESLKEYLEINGIQVKWLSDDREVEVVFLTQSFDVIILDLILKYQKGEDILKKLRTKGINTPILILTAKKELRSKEICFERGADDYLVKPFSPKELLLRLKALTRREHREQVISIENLKIDLEKETIYQEDKEIKLSPKAWQLLSLFIKHQGKIVSKTQILNYIWGDQPVGEEIIRTYVKELRKILPENTLETYKGRGYRLK, from the coding sequence ATGAAGGTCCTTCTTATCGAAGACGATCTTGGTTTAGGAGAAAGTCTTAAGGAATATTTAGAAATAAATGGTATTCAAGTAAAATGGCTTAGTGATGACCGAGAGGTGGAGGTTGTTTTCCTCACCCAAAGTTTTGATGTTATTATTTTGGACCTTATTCTTAAATATCAAAAGGGAGAAGATATTTTAAAAAAACTCAGGACAAAGGGAATAAACACTCCAATTTTAATCCTCACTGCTAAAAAGGAATTGAGAAGCAAAGAAATCTGTTTTGAAAGGGGTGCTGATGATTATTTGGTTAAACCTTTTTCACCTAAAGAATTATTATTAAGACTTAAGGCCTTAACCCGAAGGGAACACAGAGAACAAGTTATTTCTATAGAGAATTTAAAAATAGATTTAGAAAAAGAAACCATATATCAAGAAGATAAGGAAATCAAACTTTCTCCTAAAGCGTGGCAACTTCTGTCCCTTTTTATTAAGCACCAAGGCAAGATAGTAAGTAAGACACAAATTTTAAACTATATTTGGGGAGATCAACCAGTAGGCGAAGAGATTATCCGAACATATGTAAAAGAATTAAGAAAGATATTACCAGAAAATACCCTAGAAACTTATAAGGGTAGGGGATATCGATTAAAATAA
- a CDS encoding sensor histidine kinase, translating into MGISILNVIAISFYRFSLKENYYQRAEIELKMARYQKNYNLPSYIKVSKKPLLDKELELLPQTLNGKFVYLDWGPGYKEVKDLATNLFLWETALVLSLTFLFYKILWIHLKEREENRVFLEMILLTLSHKLGNFLATQRLNIEILKETPSSAALNRLEKGYMFIEKEFNHTLNIIKNFKAGSREDEKINLKFIIESILVEFEDALKDKKLNSDVIDVIMTGCKTDIEMIFYLIIENAVKYAKREISIQLKKENNFVSCFIKNDIDPLIPKGSGIGLALVRQLTQKHKIGFNHREENGYFIVNFSLPLKTKQIRLFCL; encoded by the coding sequence GTGGGTATTTCTATTCTCAATGTCATAGCTATTTCCTTCTATAGGTTTTCTTTAAAGGAAAATTACTATCAGAGAGCAGAAATAGAATTGAAAATGGCTCGATACCAAAAAAATTATAATTTGCCTTCTTATATCAAGGTTTCAAAAAAACCTCTTTTAGACAAAGAGTTAGAGCTCCTTCCCCAGACTCTGAATGGAAAATTTGTCTATCTAGATTGGGGTCCTGGTTATAAGGAAGTTAAGGACCTTGCCACTAATCTTTTTCTGTGGGAAACAGCCTTAGTATTATCCCTCACTTTTCTGTTTTATAAAATTTTATGGATACATCTGAAAGAGAGGGAAGAAAATAGGGTTTTTTTGGAAATGATTCTCCTTACCCTTTCCCATAAACTGGGTAATTTTTTGGCAACTCAACGATTAAATATAGAAATCCTTAAAGAAACTCCCAGCTCTGCTGCTTTAAATAGATTAGAAAAGGGCTATATGTTTATTGAAAAGGAATTTAATCATACTTTAAATATTATTAAAAATTTTAAAGCTGGTTCCAGAGAAGACGAAAAGATTAATTTAAAATTTATTATAGAATCTATCTTGGTTGAATTTGAAGATGCACTAAAAGACAAAAAATTAAATTCAGATGTGATAGATGTGATTATGACTGGATGTAAAACTGATATAGAAATGATTTTTTACTTAATCATTGAAAATGCTGTTAAATATGCAAAAAGAGAAATTTCTATCCAGCTTAAAAAAGAAAACAATTTTGTTTCATGCTTTATTAAAAACGATATTGATCCTCTCATACCAAAAGGAAGCGGAATTGGTCTTGCTTTAGTACGTCAACTTACTCAAAAGCACAAAATAGGATTCAACCATAGAGAAGAAAATGGATACTTTATAGTAAATTTTAGTCTCCCGTTGAAAACCAAGCAAATCAGGTTATTTTGCCTCTAA
- the dnaN gene encoding DNA polymerase III subunit beta, which translates to MEIRILREEILNPLQKVQPLIEKRSTMPILSHVLLDAKENSLDIFATDLLLAFKGTCKPIISQPGKIVVHAKALYEIIRNLNCEEIYLRENENQWLEIKGGNSFFSLASLPVEEFPSFPEIGHFNLVFISGELLNKAITKTYFSMAKEELDTHLAGLCCEKIDKKLRFVSTDRFRLTYMEIPFEDIEILQFEKNIMIPKKAVLEILRLNPRETLEIGFDNSAGVIKIPPSPAVSAPARPAGGDRQAGENGDLLYIRLMENRFPQYQHIIPEKNEYEAKIPKAPLKDILRRMNILVDEKNKVADFLFTKDKLTLFLDNPEMGKAQETLEIEVVPGRNLTKEMKFIFNISYLLDILNVLDSEIFIFGLNTAEKTPCVITGENDPGFKAFIVPIMEKKEDE; encoded by the coding sequence ATGGAAATAAGAATTTTACGTGAGGAAATTTTAAATCCTTTACAAAAGGTCCAACCGCTTATTGAAAAAAGGTCTACAATGCCTATTTTGTCTCATGTTTTATTAGATGCTAAAGAAAATTCATTAGATATTTTTGCCACAGATTTACTTTTGGCTTTTAAAGGTACTTGTAAACCAATAATTTCACAGCCTGGAAAGATTGTGGTACATGCAAAAGCTCTATATGAAATTATAAGAAATCTTAATTGTGAAGAGATTTATTTAAGAGAAAATGAAAATCAATGGTTAGAGATCAAAGGAGGAAACTCATTCTTTTCTTTAGCATCTTTGCCTGTAGAAGAATTTCCTTCATTTCCTGAGATAGGACATTTTAATTTAGTTTTCATTTCAGGAGAATTACTTAATAAAGCTATAACAAAAACATATTTTTCTATGGCTAAGGAAGAATTAGATACACATTTAGCAGGTTTATGTTGTGAAAAAATAGACAAAAAATTGCGGTTTGTCTCTACAGATAGATTTAGACTGACTTATATGGAAATTCCATTTGAGGATATAGAAATCCTTCAGTTTGAAAAAAATATAATGATTCCCAAAAAAGCAGTATTGGAAATTTTAAGACTGAATCCACGAGAAACATTGGAAATAGGCTTTGATAACAGTGCAGGAGTAATAAAAATACCTCCTTCGCCAGCCGTGTCTGCCCCTGCCCGACCGGCAGGCGGGGACAGGCAGGCAGGCGAAAATGGAGATTTACTTTATATAAGACTTATGGAAAATAGGTTTCCTCAGTACCAACATATCATTCCTGAAAAGAATGAGTATGAAGCAAAGATTCCAAAAGCCCCATTAAAGGATATTTTGAGAAGAATGAATATTTTAGTAGATGAAAAAAATAAAGTAGCTGATTTTCTATTTACTAAAGACAAACTTACATTATTTCTGGATAATCCTGAAATGGGTAAAGCACAAGAAACTTTAGAGATAGAAGTTGTGCCAGGGAGAAATTTAACGAAAGAAATGAAGTTTATTTTTAATATTTCTTATCTTTTAGATATCCTAAATGTTTTGGATAGTGAAATATTTATTTTTGGTCTTAACACTGCCGAAAAAACACCGTGTGTAATTACAGGTGAGAATGACCCTGGTTTTAAAGCCTTTATTGTGCCTATTATGGAGAAAAAAGAAGATGAGTGA